The window CATTCCTTCCTCTCTTCATCCACTGAGGGCAAATTCCAGAAGGCAAATCAAAGAGCTTCATGGAGGGATCAGTCTAGCCTACCACAACCCCTGTCCCATCTGTACCTCTTTATTATCATTAAAAGTAAAGGAGTTGTCTCTTCCAGAAATTCACATTAAATGACTCAGGAAAAATAATCCACCACCAGAATGTGGCCTTGTTATAGTAGAATAGGAAATTTTCTGGCATCTCATAAAAAGGTGTTTGCTCAGACCAACTACTGATTTTAATAGTCATTCAATTTCTCTGTGACACAAACATGCCAAAAGCCTAAGAAAGAGAACTTACATTTTTGTTAAGAACATCCCACCAAGTCACCAATGTTTAGATACTATCAATGCTTAAGTCTGCTGAAATGATTCTTATCTCTATTAGCCACCTTTATATTTGGAGGGCAAGGAGATTGGAATTTCCACAAGCAAGACAGTTGAGTTTCCAAGGAGTCCAATAAGCAAGGGCACTAAACTAGGCCATCACCACTCTCTGGCAACCTCTCAGACGTGAGCCAAATGCAACTTGGTTGAGAACTGTGGTTTATAGCAGAAGGCAGCTTTCATTTTAGCTCTATTTCACAACCTTAGAGCTGGAAACATTCATTTACGGGTATTTTCTCCAAAAATGGGTTGAATCCAACTGGATTAGACGTTTGGTTCTGCTACTGTGCTCACGCAGGGAAGCACATGACCTCTGAGATGTCCACAGGCCAGCTTCTCTGAGAAATGCCTCAGCAAGGTCCTTCTAAAGCTATCCGACTCCACGAAACAGACCTCAGAGCACTCATAACAGTAGATGGGAGACCTACAGCAACCCGCTGAACAGACTAGCACAAAGACAGTCCTTAGAGTCCCAGTAAGTGGACAGAGAAGCACTTTGTATACTATAATGCAGTATATGAATACCATGATTATTAATAACAATCTGCTAACAGTAATGCTTTCAGTCTGGACCAATCACACCATCTCAGATTCAGTTGGCCTTTGGAATTGGTCTTATTTGCAGCACTTCTAACATACAAAAAGTGGACCTGCACAAAATGGTCTTTCCCTTAAGTTTTTGCGGCCTAAAGCTTGGAGGGAAGAAGTGAGTGGAGCCAAAGAAAAATACCTCATATTCCTTTGCAAGGGTCATTTTTGGTTTATAATCATTAGTTTGGGGTTGAAGGGGTGGTGGGGACCAAAACCAAGAAccaagaaaaggagagggaaaaggggacAATTACACAAATGCAAAGCCAGAcccaattttaaaacaatgtgacAGTAGATCTATCCAAAGTTACAATATGGCTGAACCCCAAACCCACAATTCAGTCTCATTACACATATGCAGAGAAAGCACCATGAGAAAGTTGTTCTAATGCTTTGTTTGACCTGCCTGagaagaaagacacacacacacacttgtgtgaATGTATTTAAATAGACATGCACCCAAAATAAAAGACACTCAGAAAGGGGAAGGCAGAACTGGTGCCGCCCATCCCCTTTGGTCTGAAAACACAAACACCCTGGGGCCCTAAGAAGGACAATTATGGGTTCTGATTTTTGCAGGGACTTTCCCTGCACAGGGCCTGTTGGATATCCCAAGGCTTGCTAGGAGGAAGTGTGAGTCTGAACGATTAAAGAAGATGACAGTATGTATGGCTCAGAATGTGCACTGGTGATCTTCAAAGTAAGGGTGTCTTGGGATCTCCTCCCAAAACCACAGAACGGGCATCACAAGAAGTCAGTCATTGAAACAGAAATCATTAATAGGCTGGCTCAAGTCTGACGTCTGGGAGCAAATGCTTCATCAATCACTTGGCTTAGCTTTCTCCTGTCCCTCGTTCTACTTATAATTCTTTCCCATTTATCCATCAGAAAAATCAACCTTTCTAACTTTTCAGAAATCAGCTAGCTCTTTCTTGGATGACCAAGCCCCTTCTTATAACAGACAGCATTtttctcagaaacaaaacaatcTGGACACATTTTGACGTGGGCAATACCTCTGAGTGTTCTGCCCTGATCTTCAAAGTTGGGTTGTTATTTTACCTTTCTTGCTTCATGTCAACCAACTctattttgaaacatttacttCACTGCCAGTGaatgttttatcattattataataGCCGTGTCAACAAGACTACCTTCTTTTGGAAGCCTCTGGCCACCTCTTTCCCTGATCCTCTAACTAAATACACACTTTCACCACACTGTTGATGAGTGGTTCCAAATAAACTGTTGGTTAACCATCTTGTATCTTCCCAAACCAAAGAAGTCACAGGAGGCTAAAGATCTCAGGCTAACAGTAGAGGTCATTCCAGGTACCAAGACAGGTTCTAGAGTCTGACTCAGGAATACAGTGGAAAGAACAGCAGCACATATGCAAAGCTTACAGGTTTTTCAAGATGGTCATGATTTTCTTTAtgaatcaatttttctttatgtatatctTGAGCAAAATCCTCTCAAAGAGAAAGCCCTTAAAAATGACCAGATTCAAACAGAGTTATTATTTGGATAGAGATCAAATGAAAGTATTTATGTAAAATGTCTACCAACATTTTTGACACTCAATAAGTGTCTAAAATGACTTATCCAAATAAGCCATTTGATTGTTTATCCTACCAAACTTAAATTATTCCATGGACCCTGAGGGTCTTTGTCATCATGATAGACATGACTGCAATTCCATGGAAAAGTCTCAACCTGGACATTCTAAGTTGGAAAGGCTGAAGCTAAGGAATCTGAAGGGCTAATAATGAGGAGGGAAAATTAGGACCTGAAAATTTCACAAAAGTAGGTAATTCTTAGAAACCAAAGAGCTTTTATAGAAGACAGCTAACCTACCCCGACTGGTCCTCCCCATGCACATGTTGTCTGGGGTTACAACTTCTTGTTTGATGGCAAAGTAGTCAGTCTGTAAGGTGTCTGTCTGGAGAGGGTCCCGCAGAATGACGGAAGGGTAGTCGTTCTCATACTTGAGGGAAAGGAGCTCCTCCGAGCTGATGGGATGGAGGGTCTGGTATGATTCTGTGATGAAGCTGGGCTCTGAGAACTCAGATGGAGGGACGCACTGAGCATGCTCAATACCGTAACCTGGAGATGGAGAACATTTGCAATTAGAGAGAAGAGAAATGTGTACCTAAAAACAAGCAGCTCTTTACCACCCACAATGGCTAGTTACCTTagagaataaaagggaaaaactTTGTCAGAAGGCCTTGGGTTTTTAATCTCACTGTGACCCTTGATAAGAAACTTCCTTTTTCTAACTTAATTTCCTTATCAATAAGAGAGATCAAATGAAAGTATTTATGTAAAATGCCTACCAACATTTTGACACTGAATAAGCTCTTGAGATAAGGCAGCTAATATCATTGCTGTTActggaataaaaatttaacaatattaCTGCTTTattggaataaaaatttaaataaagtaaaaaggtaaaatgaaaataaacctgtTTAGGACTCCCTTTGAAAGTGAGGCCATAGATAAGAAGAGTCCTGCACTAATTCTGCTCCTCTAGTCACCTCTCCAGGACTTAGCTATTCTTAACTATAAAGCATAAATCTGTTTTCTGGCAAAGCTATATGGTATGCTCTTAAAAGAGGATTTCAGAGGAAATATTGTCATCTCTACtagtaaaaaaggaaagaacaaggCCAAGATCAAATCCCTAACCCAATCCTCTAATGGCCACTATAGTCTATAGGATCAAATAGATCAAAAGTTTCGGGGTCAAGTTGCAATGTTGTTCCTCTGTAGTATCTAAGAACTTGCAAATTCATATGGCAGGTATATAGGTTGAACCACTATATTTGtaagaagtaattttaaaaataacaaacagtCTACAGTTAAGAAAATACTATTTTCCATGGAATTACCACAAAGGAGGCTGAGATCAACTGAGATGAAACTTTTCCTAGGGTCCCATTATAATGAGCAAagtgaaggaagaggaggaaagatgcAACTTACTAATGAAGTAATCCGAGGTATAGCGGGATTCTGGATAGGCAGAGTTGACTCCATTAACTTGATACGGTTTCACATCCTCTGCAATGGACAGGGTAGGGAGTGAGATAAAGAAGTCAGCACACAAGTAACACTTGGCCTGAAAGGATCTTGGATCCAAGGACCACAATGACCTCAActctttttctaagaaatctgCAAATTCATTAACTGAGTTGGTGTCTGAGTCTACCCTGGCTGGGGCCTTGTCTAGGGATGAGATCACGAAAGTATGGCTAAGTTTATTATTTCAGTAGCTGCAAAATGGGATTTAATATCTTGGAAAGAGAATCAGTGAGTAATCACCCAGGGTTGGGAAAACACTCAACCCTGCCTCTCGATGTCTTTCTGCAGTATGTACAAGTATCATGTTAGAGATTAGAATCAAAGGCTTGACTCTGTGTCAGCAGGTTACCAACACTACCTAACCCTCAAATTGATTGATGCAAAACCTATTCAGAAATACACTGCAGTCTTTAGGCAGGTAGATCTTATATCCTCCATTTCTTCTCACAGATGTCTGggttttgttctgtgttttccCCATTGCTCTCAGAATTCAAGTTCAGGCCCAGACAAGAAGTGGGGACACTGGTAAGGTGACTCCACTTGGTGAACCACGAGGGCTTGTGTAAAGGAAGAGGAGAGCCACATAGTCAAACTGCTGCCAGATGCCGACTTCCCAGGGAAGTAGAAAGGAATGGAGAGGAAGAGTAACCAAGGACAGAAATGCTTTCTACCAAGCCACTGTAAGCTTAGAATCCTCCAGTTACCCTAAAATCAAATAGGGTAGCCTCTGACTCTTTTTTGGAGCCATCTGACTATAACAATCAGACATAAAGACAGCATGTTGGTTTAGGCTTTTCCTCAGGTATTTGCTAGCTTCTTGGGAGCAAAGGCTGATGGGTAAACAAGTTTATGCCTGCacgggtgaaaaaaaaaaacaaaaacagttccCAGTTGAGATAAAATGATTAAACTTTGTTTTAGTAGCTTATCAGATTGAAACATCCCCTGTACCTTTGGccttccaccccaccccaaacAGCTATGTTCTTGGGTGCTGTGTGGCTTTGGTTTCATGACAGAACTGAAGCTATAGCCTCAGTACAAACATCTTGCTCTTCTCTTCAAGTACATGAATCTGAAGAGGGATGATTTTTCACTGCCTATCGTGATGGTTTCTATTCTCAAACATACTCGATTGCAGCCTACGCCTCTTAAATACCCTTATGCTATTTCTTTGCCAAAAGGCAGGCCAAATCTGTCTGAGGGTCCAGGAGCTCCACATGAATCCACGTTATCACAGAAAGAACACAGGGTaggaaatcaaatttttaaagccagtctcagcaacttagcaagattctaagcaacttagtgagactctgtctctaaataaaatataaaaaggctcagtggttaaacacccctgggttcaatccctggtaccaaaaagaacaTCAGATGCAGTTgtacatgtctataattccaAAGTGACTGGGaggatcacaaaataaaaaattaaaagggtgtgggatatagctcagtggtaaaacatccctaggttcaatcccagtaccacataaataaataaatacatacatacatatatacatacacacatacatacatagaccccaaaaaagttaaatgagaaaaaagatttaaaagataaatcaaaaagTTTAAGGAAATGAGTGGTTAATTGAGGAAATCACCTAACCTGAGCCTCATTTCACAGACCAGGACCATAGTAGTCCTTGTCCTTTCTATCTCACGGGGTTATTTTGATAATAcaatgagaaaatttattttaaagcactTTGTAAACAAGGAGACACTACATAGATATTAATTATAACCACGATCAGGGCAGGTTTAGACACCCCGAGAGCACCTGGCAGCTCCATTACGATAAACAGAGGGAAACATTATATTTGTAGAACATATCTGGGTTACACGGTCTGGTGAAATATGTTGTTGTGTTTAGAAGCCAGCAGTTAAATCAGATCTGCAAGGAGTCTGCCATATCATATCCCTCTATAAACAGGTCGCTCGTGTCAACACCTAGGAGTGGGTGTGCGTGCAGCTATACCAAGAGCATGCCAGTGCTCTGAGAAGACTGCGAAACTGCCTGCCAGCCCTGGGTAGCAGCAGCCACAGAAAGATTCACTCGACTgttgattttgttcatttatttattatttatcaacaGAAAGGCTGAAGAGACCGAATCAAGATCATACTTCTGTGCCCTGAAGAATCTAATTTGGGTCTCTCTTGAGCACTGCAGGAGtggaaaatattcttaaacaaaGAAAGGCATTATATGGAAACAAGAGTGCTAATCCTGAGCTTTGCACCCTTCCCCCGGTGTCTGTGCCAAGGGCTGGAGTTGGTGGACCACAGGGAGAGGGTGGGCCTGGGTTAGAGAGGGCAACAGGCTTCTAGGCTTACAGTCAGCTGGAGGGCACTGCTGACTGCTGGTAACTGCgatttattttaagaagaaatacagaaaaataagtgCAAAAACACCCAAGTTTGCCGCCTATTGCTGTTTCTATACTCAGCCAGGGCTGTGGGACATGAGTCACTTGGTCCAAAAAGGTTGGAGGAGGCCGGTAGGGAAGGCCATGTCATTACAAGGTTGCGACACAGCGTCCTGATATAACCTCAGTTGCTGCTCCAGATGTAAAAGGTATTCTGCACCATGAATACCCATCCAGTTAGCGGGCAGAGAGGCCTGTCTTATTAATGACCTCAGAAAAACTAAGCTTTTCTGTAGATGTGACCAGGTATTATGTGGTTGTAGATCAAGGGAGCATTAAGAGTTCCAGGGGGAAAAAGAAGTCCCAAAACTATTCCAGGGTTGGCTGTAGACATTGCTTGTTCAAATAGTTCACGGCTctaagagaaaaactaaaaactacatCCGAATTTTGCCCACCAAGAAGTTACAGGAGTATAAACATGCTAAAGATAAAAATCTGAACTCccagtagaagaaaaagaaacaatcacacACTGAGTACCTGCTAAGTGTCAGGCACAACCCCAGGCACATCCCCATGGGCCACTTAAGCCAAAGTTGGACACCCACAGATAATGGTACTGGTGTCCCACCACTGGGTCAGTCCTACTTACTTGTACAGCAACTtcacaccccacccccccaaaaaaaaccacacaaacaGTTGTCACACATGTACCTTTTTGCAGGATCTCTAGATGTTCCCATAAGATGTCCCCAACAAAATCCGGAGCCAGCTCAAGGAAGCAGTCTTTACCGAGGGCACAGAGGGCTGCTCCATTCATGCAGAACTTTTGAAAGTCCACACCCTTCAGACTGAACTCATTCACAGCCCACATCACCCAATCCCGAACATGGGTTTCGGTCCACTGCCGAGGGTCTGAGGAAAGACAGCAAGAAAGGTGGAGTAGATTAGGCTCTGGAAGAGATGCTAAAGGATCCGTATGTATCTAAGGGCACTATCCTATCCACTGAATTAGGAAGCACCAACCTGTGAATTCAAACCACGAGGTGCCTCCATAACCCTCCTCTCTATCTTCAACATTCAACCTCCTCTATTTTGCCAGCTAGGAGGAACTGTAGTCAGCCACAAAGTGACCTATATGTGAGTATTTCCTGCCTTCCATTCAGGTAAGGCTTTCCATGAATCTCCTCTCTCACTGTCTTATTTCTATTAGGCTTTTTTAAAAGCTCACACAAGGGAATAAATGGCTTCTTTAATAGCAGTAACAATAAACTGAAGTGTTTTCTACAAATTGCATATAGCTTTCCCTACTCTTAACACTTATAATATACTTCGGATCattattctcaattatttttatcttagtcAATGATACTTAGTAATAATTGTAGCAATTAGTATTTCTAAGTCATTCGAATGGCACTTGGAAATGACATTACGTGCCTATATCATTCTAGGTACCCAGCCAAGTCTGTTCACATCACAGGCTCTGCTTTGAGTAGCACTGTAGTACAGACTATATATAATCTTCTTACATGACCTGAGGTTTAATACAGCTATACCTGCCAATGACACTCAAAGAACTCAGCCGACAGTAGGTAGTAGTGGCCACTTCGTCTGTCTAGCAGACTGTGTCATGAGATGCTGGAAAAATCAGAATTCACTTTATTCTGCTTTGTGATCCTGAAAGGATGTTGGGCATTCCTGTCCTCTGAGGTTTGTGGTAAAGTtgtaaaacatggaaaaatgtgTACAGGTACATTCACAGAATCTATCTAAAGCTTGTGTTTAATGAGGCTGGAAATCACTCATCTAGCAGCAAAATTGTCCTGATCTAAGGAAAGCCTTACTCTTAGAAAAGTACACTTTCCATTCTGGattgctcacacacacacacacacacacacacacacacacagctccttGGTGAAGGATGATGTGTTCTAAACTCACTTCTTCTTTCTGACAATTCCAGACCCTTCCATTCCTGAATAAACCCTTTCAGATAAGAACACCCAGAGGGCAAACACATTTTGCCAAAGTACATGGAAGAGAAAAGAGCAATCAGTAAATTCCCAGAAATACACCTCACTAAGTTCAACCAATGTTGGCCCAGAATGACTCTGAGACAAAGTTTCCCCAACTTGTCTGACTTTATGATCATTTGAAGAGTTTAAAAAGCATGGATGCCACTACTTATTAAGACTGAATCAATAGGGAATAGGGGCCTGGCCTTAGAAGTTTTCAAAGATAATAGAGCATTTGAATATGCAGACAGCTTCAGGAGCCACTGTCCTAAGACCAAAATGGTGGTGCCAAAACTGGGAGGATGGATCATCATCAATATGCGTATCTATGGTTGGTCTGATGTATATCTACAACAATCCAGAGCTGCTGATTCAAGTGTAGTTAGTGCAGTGTCTGCCTCACACACTACAGATGAGAGAATAGCTTTCTCTACAGGTCTGACCCTGGTCTTTGTTTTTCTAACAACAAAAGCATACCTTTTGGGATTCCCAGTCGTTGCTGCTCTTTTGTGAAACCACTGAAAGTAGCTTTCAATGCTTGAGACATCATTTCTTTGCTGCTTGGAGTTAATAATGGGACATCTGCACATTCCatatctataagaaaaaaaatgaaatattattcagccataaagagaaatgaaattgtggcatttgcctgtaaatggatggaactggaaactatcatgctaagtgaaataagacaatcccagaaaaccaaatgttctctctgatatgtgatgcTAACTTACAATAAGCAGGTAGAggtagggaaaaatagaaatactttggattagacaaagggggtgaaaggaaggaggaagactgAGAGTAGGAAAGCTAGTATAATTAATCTGACattattttcttatgttcatttatgaatacatgaccaatgtaattccacatcatatgcaaccagaagaatgagaaattttactCCATATAagtttaatatgtcaaaatacattctaatgcCATGTattaagaaaagaacaaataataaaaacgaGTATATGAACAACAAATTAAATTGGCAATTAAgcattcataaaatataatagagTATGGATAGACTGAACAAGGCAAGCTGGAAAAAAACTACGTTAACATCCTCATCAGAGCAGGTAAAATTTAATGCACTTTCCACAACATGCTAGGCCCCTAATTCTTGCCTAAAATGTCCTGCATTCCTTACAAATAAAACATGCTTATTCTTCTGTATACCTCTACCTCTAGTAGTTTACCCATACATAGCCCTTACTCTTTTATAGTCACTGAAAGCATTAGTGTTACTACATATTTCAGTTatctatgaaaaagaaaacaatatttattcaTTGAACCAATAATTATTTAGCATTTGTTATAGCCaaggaattaaagaaagaaagagcagtaAACAAGTCAGAAATGGCCCTTAGATATCTAATTCGTGCAGTGAATATAGTTGTTAAAATTCTATTGACACTATTAAATGATCAACTACGATGTCCATAAAGGCTTCAAAAGAGAAGTACAACATGCATGTTAACATAAACAGGAATTCCTGCCAGTCTGGAGAGCCAGCAAAGACATCCCTtaggagaagagagagatttGACATGAGATCTGAGGATGCATAGGCATTTAGGAAGTAAAGACTACTAGTCCAGTAGATTTCAAAGCATGGCACACAGAGCAGCTGAGTCAGTACCACTGGAAATTATCAAATGCAAATTTTCAGCCCCATGCCAGATATATTGGGCACAGATTGGAACCCAGAAATCTGTTTTTTAACACAGAATCCAGGTGAGTGACCCTGATGGGCAGTAAGGGAGAGGACCGTAATCCTAGCCAAAGGAAATAGTACAGATGAAGGTAATGAGATCAACAAGGGGATTTGACATGTGTTAGTTCCAAAAAGGTCAACGCACAATGATCAAGGAGCACAGTTGCCTGAGACGAAGTTGAAGAGGTAAGCAGGAAACCTGCTAAGGAATTTATCAATTTATCctaagcaaaacagaaaatcactGTGGTTTATGCAGAGGAATGAGCTGACCACATCTGGTTTTAAGATAGCCTTGGCTATTCTATAAAAAATGGTTTAGAAAGTGAGTATGAATGGAAATGGGAAGACTTGTAAGAAAGTTATGGGCATTTGTTATGGTGAGAGCTGATGGTGGCTTTGGTGAATATAAAAAGGGTAATACTGATAAGATAAGCAGGCAAATTTGAAATGCTGAATACAGTAGTAGGTAAAATCCATAAAATTTGGTTTACATAGGTGGTATGGAAGAGTGAGATATCAACACCTGCAGATTTGCCGACGGGTCAAGATCTGATGCTAGATCCACATGCATCTTTACCTCTGCTCTGTCCAGCCCCTCCTGCACCTGCCCACCCTGTTCACGGTGTAGGTCAGTAACTATTGCCAAAGCAGCCAAAGCCAAACATTTCCTGAATTTACCTCAGGCTCAATTTCTCACCCAAagataatccttcctcctcttcctgtgaCCTTTGGCAGGATGCTCTTACTGCAATGATTATTTTAGAGGCCTGCATCTTCAGTGTACCACAGGTTGAAATTGACTTATCAAAGGGTGAAGTTTCAGCACAAGTGTACTACACAAGTTCCTTGCTCGTCATTTCTAAACCTTGGCTAGAAATTCCTGAGGATACATAATGTTTTATTGgctaaataaaatggaaacatagaaggaaaaagataaatcacAGTGAATATACTGAAGAAATAAATCTATTGCCCCTGAATGTTGAAATGAATGGAAATTATATTGCACAAACAAAGGGCAGGTGGCACCTTCCCTCCTATTTGCTTTCAGGAAACTGCTCAGAGTTCAGGCTCTGATCAGGAAGGACAGGAGGGCTCACTGTAGCAGCTATCCCAGGATCTGCTAATGACAGGAGAACCGAAGTTCTAGGGAGTGATGATTTGGATTGCTCTGGGACGTGCCCCAAAAAAAGCTAATGGAAAAATCACCATGCCTCCCTCCAGGAAGATTGACAAAATGATGGAAAATCCCAGCTtgttagggaaaaataaaatggggggaAGGGATGGGACATTAATTACATAACATCCATTCCTTCAAACAATGGAGGAATCATCAAATGAGTCACTGAGAAACACATCAATGCTCCCCACTAGTCCCCACTCTCCAAGTCAGAGGAACAGCTAAGTAGAGGGTTCAGAAATGTCTCCCCTTTAGAAGACAAGTCATTTTCACTCAGAACAAAAGACTGCAGTTAACCAGAGTGTTGCTTCTGAGAGAAGGGTCAACTACAACTTCCCCAATCCCTAGGACAAGGCTAACCATTTGAGTCCGTCGACAAATACTTTGTGAattgaaattttccaaatttgaatCAACTTTGCTTCCTTCACTCCCATCCAACATAAATTCATGAACTTGAACTGtgtgagttttgttttgtgtttgttccCTCCGTTAAATTTATGACTCGACGAAAAGGACTTTACTGATGACGGAAACTGGCCAGGACAACACATGTGGAAATGCAGACCAGGCCAAACGGACAGGCAGCAGTTCTGCTGCAGACTGCAGGTAAATGACCAGACGGGCCAGGAGGCCCCAGGCACCTTCTAAACAAGAGCACCTGGGTAGTGTGATGCCCTTGTTTGGTGAAGGCCAAGGACAACAGCAGAAAGCCTAAGAGGATTCCCTAAGTCCACTTCCTCTAACTCCACGCTCTGGCAACAGGATCTGGGCAAGAGTGCTGAGTGGACAATTCTCCACTCAGGTTTTTGCTTCCTGTTTGTGGAGCTGACATTTCCGGGTTCTCACTTGTTCTTTCTGAAGGAAGCAGCTGGAGTTACTTTTTTGCCTGTCCACCTCACTGCCCTCTTTAAAAGCCCAGTCCATGTGCAAGTCAGCCACAGTGGCACAGGGGCCCCATTAGTGATACCTGGTGCTGTCCCTTTGGCTGTGGGATTCAAGGGCTGGATCTCCTGAAAAAGTGCTCATAGCCCAACTGTAAACCACCCAACATACATGAGATACCTGCACGTGGATCAAGGCCAAATGATACCCAGTCCAGAGTTCAAGCTCCTGAAGATAGCATAGCAATGCCCTTGGACCCAAAAACTGCAGAAGAAAAAATCGGAGCTTTGCCCACATTGGAAAAGTGTGaatactggttaaaaaaaaaaaaaaaaaactatatgtaaGTGAACAGTTGGCCAGGATTGTCTTTTTTCAGTGGTATGAGTACCGTACTTCAATGT is drawn from Urocitellus parryii isolate mUroPar1 chromosome 4, mUroPar1.hap1, whole genome shotgun sequence and contains these coding sequences:
- the Ets1 gene encoding protein C-ets-1 isoform X3, with protein sequence MCVPDMECADVPLLTPSSKEMMSQALKATFSGFTKEQQRLGIPKDPRQWTETHVRDWVMWAVNEFSLKGVDFQKFCMNGAALCALGKDCFLELAPDFVGDILWEHLEILQKEDVKPYQVNGVNSAYPESRYTSDYFISYGIEHAQCVPPSEFSEPSFITESYQTLHPISSEELLSLKYENDYPSVILRDPLQTDTLQTDYFAIKQEVVTPDNMCMGRTSRGKLGGQDSFESIESYDSCDRLTQSWSSQSSFNSLQRVPSYDSFDSEDYPAALPNHKPKGTFKDYVRDRADLNKDKPVIPAAALAGYTGSGPIQLWQFLLELLTDKSCQSFISWTGDGWEFKLSDPDEVARRWGKRKNKPKMNYEKLSRGLRYYYDKNIIHKTAGKRYVYRFVCDLQSLLGYTPEELHAMLDVKPDADE
- the Ets1 gene encoding protein C-ets-1 isoform X4: MECADVPLLTPSSKEMMSQALKATFSGFTKEQQRLGIPKDPRQWTETHVRDWVMWAVNEFSLKGVDFQKFCMNGAALCALGKDCFLELAPDFVGDILWEHLEILQKEDVKPYQVNGVNSAYPESRYTSDYFISYGIEHAQCVPPSEFSEPSFITESYQTLHPISSEELLSLKYENDYPSVILRDPLQTDTLQTDYFAIKQEVVTPDNMCMGRTSRGKLGGQDSFESIESYDSCDRLTQSWSSQSSFNSLQRVPSYDSFDSEDYPAALPNHKPKGTFKDYVRDRADLNKDKPVIPAAALAGYTGSGPIQLWQFLLELLTDKSCQSFISWTGDGWEFKLSDPDEVARRWGKRKNKPKMNYEKLSRGLRYYYDKNIIHKTAGKRYVYRFVCDLQSLLGYTPEELHAMLDVKPDADE